In a genomic window of Bombina bombina isolate aBomBom1 chromosome 10, aBomBom1.pri, whole genome shotgun sequence:
- the LOC128641279 gene encoding 26S proteasome regulatory subunit 7-like, translating into MPDYLGTDQRKTKEEDKEDKPIRALDEGDIALLKTYGQSTYSRQIKQVEDVIQNMLKKINELTGIKESDTGLAPPALWDLAADKQTLQSEQPLQVARCTKIINADSEDPKYIKNVKQFAKFVVDFSDQVAPTDIEEGMRVGVDRNKYQIHIPLPPKIDPTVTMMQVEEKPDVTYSDVGGCKEQIEKLREVVETPLLHPERFVNLGIEPPKGVLLFGPPGTGKTLCARAVANRTDACFIRVIGSELVQKYVGEGARMVRELLKMARTKKACLIFFDEIDAIGGARFDDGAGGDNEVQRTMLELINQLDGFDPRGNIKVSMATNRPDTLDPALMRPGRLDRKIEFSLPDLEGRTHIFKIHARSMSVERDI; encoded by the coding sequence ATGCCTGACTACCTGGGTACTGATCAGAGAAAAACCAAGGAGGAAGATAAGGAGGACAAACCCATCCGAGCTCTGGATGAAGGAGACATTGCCTTGTTAAAAACATATGGTCAAAGCACATATTCTCGCCAGATTAAGCAAGTAGAAGATGTTATACAGAATATGCTTAAGAAAATTAATGAGCTCACAGGGATTAAAGAGTCTGATACAGGACTTGCTCCTCCAGCGCTTTGGGATTTGGCTGCTGATAAGCAGACCCTGCAGAGTGAGCAACCACTGCAAGTGGCCAGATGTACGAAAATAATCAATGCTGACTCGGAGGatccaaaatacattaaaaatgtaaagCAGTTTGCTAAATTTGTGGTCGACTTCAGTGATCAGGTCGCGCCTACTGACATTGAAGAAGGCATGAGGGTTGGGGTGGACAGAAACAAGTACCAGATCCATATTCCTTTACCTCCAAAAATTGACCCAACAGTAACTATGATGCAGGTAGAAGAGAAACCTGATGTGACTTACAGTGATGTTGGTGGTTGCAAGGAACAGATAGAAAAGCTGAGAGAGGTGGTTGAGACCCCTCTGCTTCACCCTGAGCGATTTGTCAACCTTGGTATTGAGCCACCAAAAGGAGTACTGCTGTTTGGCCCACCCGGAACAGGAAAAACTCTGTGTGCACGTGCAGTTGCGAACAGGACTGATGCCTGCTTCATCAGAGTGATTGGATCAGAGCTGGTCCAGAAATATGTTGGGGAGGGAGCCCGGATGGTGCGTGAACTGTTAAAGATGGCAAGAACCAAGAAAGCCTGTCTTATTTTCTTTGATGAAATTGATGCCATTGGTGGAGCTCGGTTTGATGATGGAGCTGGAGGGGACAATGAAGTCCAACGTACTATGTTGGAACTAATCAACCAGCTAGATGGCTTTGATCCAAGAGGAAACATTAAAGTTTCAATGGCCACCAACAGACCTGACACTTTGGATCCAGCTCTGATGCGACCTGGACGACTGGACAGAAAAATTGAATTTAGTTTACCTGATCTTGAGGGACGCACACACATATTTAAGATTCATGCACGTTCTATGAGTGTTGAAAGAGACATATGA